Proteins from a single region of Starkeya sp. ORNL1:
- a CDS encoding basic amino acid/polyamine antiporter, whose translation MAAEQTQKFSVFTLTAMVVGSMVGAGIFSLPQTFGRATGVYGALIAWAIAGGGMLMLAFVFQTLARRKPELDAGVYAYAKAGFGEYPGFLSALGYWTVCCLGNVSYFVLIKSTLGALIPVFGDGNTVQAVAVSSVILWTVHFLILRGVKEAASLNRIATVAKIIPIILFIVIVAAAFKPDVFAANLSGGAGAETPNLFAQVRGTMLVTVFVFVGIEGASVYSRYARRREDVGLATLLGFLGVLALMVMITVLSYGVLPREELGALRNPSMAGVLQAVVGPWGAVFVSAGLIISVMGAYLSWSLLAAEVLFSAAKMESMPAFLARENARAVPAAALWLTNALVQSFLIITLFAEQAFLLALKLTSSMILIPYLLVAAYALKLAITGESYRPVAPERRGDLVRAGLATLYALGLIYAGGLKFLLLSAVIYAPGTLLYVITRREQGRPVFTVIEVVMFAVAVAGALAAAYGLATGQISV comes from the coding sequence ATGGCTGCCGAACAGACGCAGAAATTCTCCGTCTTCACTTTGACCGCCATGGTGGTCGGCTCCATGGTCGGGGCCGGCATCTTCTCGCTGCCGCAGACCTTCGGCCGCGCCACCGGCGTCTATGGCGCGCTGATCGCCTGGGCCATTGCCGGCGGCGGCATGCTGATGCTGGCCTTCGTGTTCCAGACCCTGGCGCGCCGCAAGCCGGAGCTCGATGCCGGCGTCTATGCCTATGCCAAGGCCGGCTTCGGCGAATATCCCGGCTTCCTCTCCGCGCTTGGCTACTGGACCGTGTGCTGCCTCGGCAATGTCTCCTATTTCGTACTCATCAAGTCGACGCTCGGTGCGCTGATCCCCGTCTTCGGCGACGGCAACACCGTGCAGGCGGTCGCGGTCTCCTCGGTGATCCTGTGGACCGTGCATTTCCTGATCCTGCGCGGCGTCAAGGAGGCGGCGAGCCTCAACCGCATCGCCACCGTCGCCAAGATCATCCCGATCATCCTGTTCATCGTCATCGTCGCGGCGGCGTTCAAGCCGGACGTGTTCGCCGCCAACCTCTCCGGCGGCGCCGGCGCCGAGACCCCTAACCTGTTCGCCCAGGTGCGCGGCACCATGCTGGTGACGGTGTTCGTGTTCGTCGGCATCGAAGGCGCCAGCGTCTATTCGCGCTATGCCCGCCGGCGCGAGGATGTCGGCCTCGCCACGTTGCTCGGCTTCCTCGGCGTGCTGGCACTGATGGTCATGATCACCGTGCTGTCCTATGGCGTGCTGCCGCGCGAGGAACTGGGCGCCCTGCGCAACCCCTCCATGGCCGGGGTGCTGCAGGCGGTGGTCGGGCCTTGGGGCGCGGTGTTCGTCAGCGCCGGCCTCATCATCTCGGTGATGGGCGCCTATCTGTCCTGGTCGCTGCTCGCCGCCGAGGTGCTGTTTTCCGCCGCGAAGATGGAGAGCATGCCGGCCTTCCTGGCGCGGGAGAATGCCCGCGCCGTGCCGGCCGCCGCGCTCTGGCTCACCAATGCGCTGGTGCAGAGCTTCCTCATCATCACGCTGTTCGCCGAGCAGGCCTTCCTGCTGGCGCTGAAGCTCACCAGCTCGATGATCCTGATCCCCTATCTGCTGGTCGCCGCCTATGCGCTGAAGCTGGCTATAACGGGCGAGAGCTATCGTCCGGTTGCGCCGGAGCGGCGCGGCGATCTGGTCCGCGCCGGCCTCGCCACGCTCTACGCGCTTGGCCTGATCTATGCGGGCGGGTTGAAATTCCTGCTGCTGTCGGCGGTGATCTATGCGCCTGGCACGCTGCTTTATGTCATCACCCGGCGCGAGCAGGGGCGACCGGTGTTCACCGTCATCGAGGTGGTGATGTTCGCCGTCGCCGTGGCCGGCGCGCTCGCCGCCGCGTACGGGCTGGCGACGGGGCAGATCAGCGTCTGA
- a CDS encoding ABC transporter permease subunit, with translation MLVWSLSGRVALWAIAALIFGVLFLCPLAVIFLSSIAHQWNGLLPSGFTLEHYRDVLSGASFDAVKASLLTGFAASLLALVSGTWAALGLRLQSEGVSKLLGLLFFIPSAVPSVSVGLGLLVAFSQPPLLLNGTVAIVMIAHFTLISAFTFGNVSAGLSRLSPEFEQVASSLGARPAYRLWRVTLPLIAPYLVAAFGLSFALSMGELGATVMVYPPGWVTLPVSIFSLTDRGDIFSGAALTMILVAVTVLLLLALERLAVRIAQA, from the coding sequence ATGCTGGTCTGGTCGCTCTCGGGTCGCGTCGCGCTGTGGGCCATCGCCGCGCTGATCTTCGGCGTGCTGTTCCTCTGCCCGCTGGCCGTCATCTTTCTCTCCAGCATCGCCCATCAGTGGAACGGCCTGCTGCCGAGCGGTTTCACGCTGGAGCATTATCGCGACGTGCTGTCGGGCGCTTCCTTCGATGCCGTCAAGGCCAGCCTCTTGACCGGTTTCGCCGCGTCGCTATTGGCCCTGGTGAGTGGCACCTGGGCGGCGCTGGGGCTGCGACTCCAGAGCGAGGGCGTGAGCAAGCTGCTCGGCCTGCTGTTCTTCATTCCCAGCGCGGTGCCGTCGGTGTCGGTCGGCCTCGGCCTGCTGGTCGCCTTCAGCCAGCCGCCCTTGCTGCTGAACGGCACGGTGGCGATCGTGATGATCGCGCATTTCACGCTGATCTCGGCCTTCACCTTCGGCAATGTCTCGGCCGGCCTGTCGCGGCTCTCGCCCGAATTCGAGCAGGTCGCCTCCAGCCTCGGCGCGCGTCCGGCCTATCGGCTCTGGCGGGTGACGCTGCCGCTCATCGCGCCCTATCTCGTCGCCGCGTTCGGCCTGTCGTTCGCGCTCTCCATGGGCGAACTCGGCGCGACGGTGATGGTCTATCCACCCGGCTGGGTGACGCTGCCGGTCTCGATCTTCTCGCTGACCGATCGTGGCGACATCTTCTCCGGTGCCGCGCTCACCATGATCCTGGTGGCGGTGACTGTGCTGTTACTGCTGGCTCTGGAGCGACTGGCGGTGCGTATTGCTCAGGCCTAG
- a CDS encoding peptide chain release factor 3, whose translation MTDTAIIARSNQPSPIAREVARRRTFAIISHPDAGKTTLTEKLLLFGGAIQLAGQVRAKKDRRSTRSDWMAIERERGISVATSVMTFEFEDHVFNLLDTPGHEDFSEDTYRTLTAVDAAVMVIDGAKGIEARTRKLLEVCRLRDIPIITFINKMDRESRDPFDLLDEIEKTLALDTTPMTWPVGRGRDFVGTMDVASGGMRLLDGDEGKTGPLRQMSMSAIAGLNASLDEAALGEELTLVREGCNPFDLDSFLEGHLTPVFFGSALRNFGVGDLLEGLGRYAPPPRAQDADLRRVEAEEPRMSAFVFKIQANMDPNHRDRIAFARLCSGKLTRGMKAKLVRTGKQMSLTAPQFFFAQDRAIADEAYAGDVVGIPNHGALRIGDTLTEGEDLNFVGVPSFAPEILRRVKLSDAMKAKKLKQALQEMAEEGVVQVFRPTDGSPAIVGVVGSLQLDVLKNRMEAEYGLDIGFDMSEFQLARWVSSEDKKKLEDFATANRSSTAEDLDGDLVFLASSAFMVGYTGDRWPGIVFTDIKDVKKVG comes from the coding sequence ATGACCGACACAGCCATCATCGCCCGCTCCAACCAGCCCTCGCCGATTGCGCGCGAAGTGGCGCGCCGGCGCACCTTCGCCATCATCTCGCATCCGGACGCCGGCAAGACCACGCTCACCGAGAAGCTGCTGCTGTTTGGGGGTGCCATCCAGCTGGCCGGCCAGGTGCGGGCGAAGAAGGATCGGCGGTCCACCCGTTCGGACTGGATGGCAATCGAGCGCGAGCGCGGCATCTCGGTGGCCACCTCGGTGATGACGTTCGAGTTCGAGGACCATGTCTTCAACCTGCTCGACACGCCCGGCCACGAGGACTTCTCCGAGGACACCTACCGCACGCTGACCGCGGTCGACGCCGCGGTGATGGTGATCGACGGCGCCAAGGGCATCGAGGCGCGCACCCGCAAGCTGCTCGAAGTGTGCCGGCTGCGCGACATCCCGATCATCACCTTCATCAACAAGATGGACCGCGAGAGCCGCGATCCGTTCGACCTGCTCGACGAGATCGAGAAGACGCTGGCGCTCGACACCACGCCGATGACATGGCCGGTCGGGCGCGGGCGCGATTTCGTCGGCACCATGGACGTGGCCTCCGGCGGCATGCGGCTGCTCGACGGCGACGAGGGCAAGACCGGCCCGCTGCGGCAGATGAGCATGAGCGCGATTGCCGGGCTCAATGCCAGCCTCGACGAGGCGGCCCTCGGTGAGGAACTGACCCTGGTGCGCGAGGGCTGCAACCCTTTCGATCTCGATTCCTTCCTCGAGGGCCATCTGACGCCGGTGTTCTTCGGCTCGGCGCTGCGCAATTTCGGCGTCGGCGACCTGCTCGAAGGGCTCGGCCGCTACGCCCCGCCGCCGCGGGCGCAGGATGCCGATTTGCGCCGGGTCGAAGCCGAGGAGCCGCGCATGTCGGCCTTCGTCTTCAAGATCCAGGCGAACATGGATCCCAACCATCGCGACCGCATCGCCTTCGCGCGGCTCTGCTCCGGCAAGCTGACGCGCGGCATGAAGGCGAAGCTGGTGCGCACCGGCAAGCAGATGAGCCTGACGGCGCCGCAATTCTTCTTCGCCCAGGATCGCGCCATCGCCGACGAGGCCTATGCCGGCGACGTGGTCGGCATCCCCAATCATGGCGCGTTGCGCATCGGCGACACGCTGACCGAGGGCGAGGACCTGAATTTCGTCGGCGTGCCGTCCTTCGCGCCGGAAATCCTGCGCCGGGTGAAGCTCTCCGACGCCATGAAGGCGAAGAAACTGAAGCAGGCGCTGCAGGAAATGGCGGAAGAGGGCGTGGTGCAGGTGTTCCGCCCGACCGACGGCTCGCCCGCCATTGTCGGCGTGGTCGGCTCGCTGCAGCTCGACGTGTTGAAGAACCGCATGGAGGCGGAATACGGCCTCGATATCGGCTTCGACATGTCGGAGTTCCAGCTCGCCCGCTGGGTGTCGAGCGAGGACAAGAAGAAGCTTGAGGATTTCGCCACCGCCAACCGTTCCTCCACTGCGGAGGATCTCGACGGCGACCTGGTCTTCCTGGCCTCGTCGGCCTTCATGGTCGGCTATACCGGCGACCGCTGGCCCGGCATCGTCTTCACCGACATCAAGGACGTGAAGAAGGTCGGCTGA
- a CDS encoding NnrU family protein has protein sequence MILMLVGLALFLGAHIFTTRREARAALIGRIGEGPYKGLYSAVSAAGLVLAAYGYAAWRAQGPAQLWDPPVAMRHITLLLMLFASIFAAAAFVPSHIRATLKHPLLVAVKTWALAHLLANGDAATITLCVLILAWAVYDRIALKRRGDPLPVAPSGWGGDVVAVIAGLVLYAALAFLFHPYVVGVPVMPS, from the coding sequence ATGATCCTGATGCTCGTCGGCCTTGCGCTGTTTCTCGGTGCGCACATCTTCACCACCCGCCGCGAGGCGCGCGCCGCGCTCATCGGCCGGATCGGGGAGGGGCCGTACAAGGGGCTCTATTCCGCGGTCTCCGCCGCCGGCCTGGTGCTCGCTGCCTATGGCTACGCGGCATGGCGGGCGCAGGGCCCGGCGCAGCTCTGGGATCCGCCGGTGGCGATGCGGCACATCACGCTGCTCCTGATGCTGTTCGCCTCCATCTTCGCCGCCGCCGCCTTTGTGCCGAGCCATATTCGGGCGACGCTGAAGCACCCGCTGCTGGTCGCGGTGAAGACCTGGGCGCTCGCGCATCTGCTGGCCAATGGTGATGCTGCCACCATCACCTTGTGCGTCCTGATACTGGCCTGGGCGGTCTATGACCGCATCGCGTTGAAGCGCCGCGGCGATCCGCTGCCGGTCGCGCCCTCCGGGTGGGGCGGCGATGTCGTTGCGGTCATTGCCGGTCTCGTGCTTTATGCCGCGCTCGCCTTCCTGTTCCACCCTTATGTGGTGGGCGTGCCCGTAATGCCGAGCTGA
- a CDS encoding Atu4866 domain-containing protein: protein MGVSTRAALAAALTTAALLTGTPSHGTEAGMADHPYIGMWITGDGHIRQQLLPNGRYDEARGTRKSAYQGRYKVTGNHIDYWDDTGFTADGRFEGDVLYHGGMVFYREGTRAE, encoded by the coding sequence ATGGGCGTCTCGACACGGGCCGCGCTTGCCGCCGCGCTCACCACCGCCGCGCTGCTCACGGGCACCCCGTCCCACGGCACGGAGGCCGGCATGGCAGACCACCCCTATATCGGCATGTGGATCACCGGCGACGGCCACATCCGGCAGCAACTGCTGCCGAACGGGCGCTATGACGAAGCCCGTGGCACGCGCAAGAGTGCCTATCAAGGGCGCTACAAGGTGACGGGCAACCATATCGACTATTGGGACGACACCGGCTTCACCGCCGACGGGCGGTTCGAGGGCGACGTGCTTTATCATGGCGGCATGGTGTTCTACCGCGAGGGCACGCGGGCGGAGTAA
- a CDS encoding DUF72 domain-containing protein — protein MPQQDAKHIRVGVGGWTFEPWRGAFYPDGLAQKRELEYAASKLTSIEVNGTYYGSQKPESFAKWRAETPDGFIFALKGPRFATNRRVLAEAGESIERFFKSGVTELKEKLGPINWQFMATKKFDPDDFAGFLKLLPRSVDGHKVRHAVEVRHDSFKSPDFIALAREHEVAIVLAGDSEFPQIADITAPFVYARIMGTSEDEAAGYSKADLDRWVKRAQALAGGKVPDDLSSVAKPGKAGPHEVFLYVISGYKVRNPAAAMALIERL, from the coding sequence GTGCCACAGCAAGATGCCAAGCACATCCGGGTCGGTGTCGGCGGCTGGACCTTCGAGCCGTGGCGCGGAGCGTTCTATCCGGACGGGCTGGCGCAGAAGCGCGAGCTGGAATATGCCGCCTCCAAGCTCACCTCCATCGAGGTCAACGGTACCTATTACGGCTCGCAGAAGCCCGAGAGCTTCGCCAAATGGCGGGCCGAGACGCCGGACGGTTTCATCTTCGCGCTGAAGGGCCCGCGCTTCGCCACCAATCGCCGGGTGCTGGCGGAAGCCGGCGAGTCGATCGAGCGCTTCTTCAAGAGCGGAGTGACCGAACTCAAGGAGAAGCTCGGCCCCATCAACTGGCAGTTCATGGCGACCAAGAAGTTCGACCCGGACGATTTCGCCGGTTTCCTTAAGCTGCTGCCCAGGAGCGTCGACGGCCACAAGGTGCGCCACGCCGTCGAGGTGCGCCATGACAGCTTCAAGTCGCCGGATTTCATCGCGCTCGCCCGCGAGCACGAGGTTGCCATCGTGCTGGCCGGCGACAGTGAGTTCCCTCAGATTGCCGATATCACCGCGCCCTTCGTCTATGCCCGCATCATGGGCACCAGCGAGGACGAGGCCGCCGGCTATTCGAAGGCCGATCTCGACCGCTGGGTGAAGCGGGCGCAGGCGCTGGCCGGCGGCAAGGTGCCGGACGATCTTTCGAGCGTGGCCAAGCCCGGGAAAGCCGGCCCGCACGAGGTGTTCCTTTATGTGATCAGCGGCTACAAGGTGCGCAATCCGGCCGCCGCCATGGCGCTGATCGAACGCCTCTGA
- a CDS encoding type II toxin-antitoxin system RelE/ParE family toxin translates to MKKLFLLDTAVWLEDLRVPPGNRLEKLGGNRAGQHSIRVNDQWRICFIWYDGDAHDVEFVDYHD, encoded by the coding sequence GTGAAGAAGCTGTTCCTGCTGGATACGGCCGTCTGGCTGGAGGATTTGCGTGTGCCGCCTGGCAATCGACTGGAAAAGTTGGGCGGCAACCGAGCCGGGCAGCATTCGATCCGTGTAAACGACCAATGGCGCATCTGCTTCATCTGGTATGACGGCGATGCCCATGACGTCGAGTTTGTCGATTACCACGATTGA
- a CDS encoding O-antigen ligase domain-containing protein: protein MATNAHATARSSLTVSAEALVNGALYGAILISFLVIIEPAPYEGLVALLALALVLAGARVDRLLAPMILLIAIWAVFGAFALMPVIENTQSLTYYLVSVYLAISALIFACLFAEHTERRLLTLQRSYIVAGLIAAILGIIGYFDVIPGLRGLLVENDRAKATFKDPNVFGPYLILPLLFLVQEFLYRGLRLRHIVTGLVILMALFLSFSRGAWGHAVGSALFMVVMMFFTSPSPRFRRRLVMLTLAAAGGIAAMLMLLLSFGSVKDMFAQRANLINYYDTDAPSGRFGRQLEGFLHMFDYPNGVGPKYFAVVFGQDPHNVYLATLYAHGWIGGFAYSVLVVTTLVVGFKGLLVRAPWQPALIAVYATYLGVALEGFIIDTDHWRHYFLLMGAVWGLAIASLRYRPALPKVPRRLEDRARIAQP from the coding sequence ATGGCCACCAACGCCCACGCCACCGCCCGATCTTCGCTCACCGTCTCCGCGGAGGCGCTGGTCAATGGCGCGCTCTATGGCGCCATCCTCATCAGTTTCCTCGTCATCATCGAGCCGGCGCCCTATGAGGGCCTGGTGGCGCTGCTGGCGCTCGCCCTCGTGCTCGCGGGGGCGCGGGTTGACCGGCTGCTGGCGCCGATGATCCTGCTGATCGCGATCTGGGCGGTGTTCGGCGCCTTTGCACTGATGCCGGTGATCGAAAATACCCAGTCGCTCACCTATTACCTGGTCTCAGTGTATCTCGCGATCTCGGCGCTGATCTTCGCCTGCCTGTTCGCCGAGCACACCGAGCGGCGGCTCCTGACGCTGCAGCGCTCCTACATCGTCGCCGGGCTGATCGCCGCGATCCTCGGCATCATCGGCTATTTCGACGTCATCCCCGGGCTGCGCGGCCTGCTGGTGGAGAATGACCGCGCCAAGGCGACCTTCAAGGACCCGAACGTCTTCGGCCCCTATCTGATCCTGCCGCTGCTGTTCCTGGTGCAGGAATTCCTCTATCGCGGCCTCCGGCTGCGCCACATCGTGACCGGCCTCGTCATATTGATGGCGCTGTTCCTCAGCTTCTCGCGCGGCGCCTGGGGCCATGCGGTGGGCTCGGCGCTGTTCATGGTGGTGATGATGTTCTTCACCAGCCCGAGCCCGCGCTTCCGCCGCCGCCTCGTCATGCTGACGCTCGCCGCCGCCGGCGGCATTGCGGCGATGCTGATGCTCCTTCTGTCCTTCGGTTCGGTGAAGGACATGTTCGCGCAGCGTGCCAACCTCATAAACTACTATGACACCGACGCGCCGAGCGGGCGTTTCGGTCGCCAGCTCGAAGGCTTCCTCCATATGTTCGATTATCCGAACGGGGTGGGGCCGAAATATTTCGCCGTGGTGTTCGGCCAGGACCCGCACAATGTCTATCTCGCCACGCTCTATGCCCATGGCTGGATCGGCGGCTTCGCCTACTCGGTGCTGGTGGTCACGACGCTGGTGGTGGGCTTCAAGGGACTATTGGTGCGGGCCCCCTGGCAGCCGGCGCTGATCGCGGTCTACGCCACCTATCTCGGCGTGGCGCTGGAGGGCTTCATCATCGATACCGACCATTGGCGGCATTATTTCCTGCTGATGGGCGCGGTCTGGGGCCTCGCCATCGCCTCGCTGCGCTACCGGCCTGCGTTGCCCAAAGTGCCGCGGCGGCTGGAGGATCGTGCAAGGATCGCCCAGCCCTGA
- a CDS encoding HigA family addiction module antitoxin, whose protein sequence is MEATLAREIPLPHPGVILKEEFLDPMGISVYALANAIGVSRGQLNDLCHGRHRITAPLALKLGRYLGVDASWFMNMQSKYDLEVSREEMSDVLAAIEPRNAA, encoded by the coding sequence ATGGAGGCGACATTGGCAAGAGAAATTCCCCTTCCGCATCCCGGCGTTATCCTGAAGGAAGAGTTCCTCGATCCGATGGGCATCTCGGTCTACGCGCTTGCCAACGCCATCGGTGTATCCCGCGGCCAGCTGAACGATTTGTGCCATGGCCGCCACCGCATCACGGCGCCGCTCGCCCTCAAGCTCGGTCGCTATCTCGGCGTCGATGCGAGTTGGTTCATGAACATGCAGAGCAAATATGATCTTGAGGTTTCTCGGGAGGAGATGTCCGACGTTCTTGCCGCCATCGAGCCGCGGAATGCCGCGTGA
- a CDS encoding L,D-transpeptidase, which translates to MKRIITAFASMAFAGLACVLSSTVASANVVARVDISSQRMNVSVDGWPRYSWAVSTARRGFNTPTGSYRPQRLYRSYFSKKYYNSPMPHSIFFRGGYAIHGTNYMGQLGRPASHGCIRLAPGNAATLYSLVQSYGKGNTRIVIAR; encoded by the coding sequence ATGAAGCGGATCATCACCGCCTTCGCAAGCATGGCCTTTGCAGGACTTGCATGCGTTTTGTCATCGACGGTGGCCAGTGCCAATGTCGTGGCGAGGGTCGATATTTCCAGCCAGCGCATGAACGTCTCGGTCGACGGCTGGCCGCGCTATAGCTGGGCCGTGTCGACCGCACGGCGCGGCTTCAATACGCCGACCGGCAGCTACCGGCCGCAGCGCCTGTACCGCAGCTACTTCTCGAAGAAGTACTACAACTCGCCGATGCCGCATTCGATCTTCTTCCGCGGCGGCTACGCGATCCACGGCACCAACTATATGGGGCAGCTCGGCCGACCGGCCTCGCATGGCTGCATCCGGCTGGCGCCCGGCAATGCGGCAACGCTCTATTCGCTGGTGCAATCATACGGTAAAGGCAACACGCGGATCGTCATCGCACGCTAG
- a CDS encoding ArsC family reductase — MPVTIYGIKNCDTMKKARTWLDGHGVAYAFHDYKETGIDLAHLKAWAKKVGWETLLNRNGTTFRALPEAEKQDLDEERAFALMMANPSMIKRPVLDLGRGRILVGFKPELYAANVAG, encoded by the coding sequence ATGCCCGTCACCATCTATGGCATCAAGAACTGCGACACCATGAAGAAGGCGCGGACCTGGCTCGACGGCCACGGCGTCGCCTATGCCTTCCATGACTATAAGGAAACCGGCATCGACCTCGCCCATCTCAAGGCCTGGGCGAAGAAGGTGGGGTGGGAGACACTGCTGAACCGCAACGGCACCACCTTCCGCGCGCTTCCCGAGGCTGAGAAGCAGGATCTCGACGAGGAGCGCGCCTTCGCGCTCATGATGGCGAACCCGTCCATGATAAAGCGCCCGGTGCTCGATCTCGGCCGCGGACGCATACTGGTCGGCTTCAAGCCCGAGCTGTACGCGGCCAACGTCGCCGGTTGA
- the panB gene encoding 3-methyl-2-oxobutanoate hydroxymethyltransferase, which yields MSLQSAARRLTAPDIRARKGGEPIVSLTSYHAHTARLIDPHVDFILVGDSLGMVMHGMETTVPVTVEMMILQGQAVMRGSSRALVVVDLPFGSYEGSPQHAFATASRVLKETGAGAIKLEGGRRMAETVRFLADRGVPVMGHVGLTPQSINTLGSFKALGRDEASADIIRDDARAIAEAGAFAIVVEAVAEPVARAITREVAPPTIGIGGSAACDGQILVLEDMLGLSDRVPRFVKKFADIGPSIGAAVADYAAEVRARSFPGPEHVYAAKKG from the coding sequence ATGTCCCTACAGTCCGCTGCCCGCAGGCTCACCGCGCCCGATATCCGGGCCCGCAAGGGCGGCGAGCCGATCGTCTCGCTCACCTCCTACCATGCCCATACCGCCCGGCTGATCGACCCGCATGTCGACTTCATCCTGGTTGGCGATTCGCTGGGCATGGTGATGCACGGCATGGAGACCACCGTGCCGGTCACGGTGGAGATGATGATCCTGCAGGGCCAAGCGGTTATGCGGGGTTCTTCACGTGCCTTGGTGGTTGTCGACCTGCCGTTCGGCTCCTATGAGGGCTCGCCGCAGCACGCCTTCGCCACCGCCTCGCGGGTGCTGAAGGAGACCGGCGCCGGCGCCATCAAGCTCGAGGGCGGGCGGCGCATGGCGGAGACGGTGCGCTTCCTCGCCGACCGTGGTGTACCGGTGATGGGCCATGTCGGCCTCACCCCGCAATCCATCAACACGCTCGGCTCGTTCAAGGCGCTGGGTCGCGACGAGGCCAGCGCCGACATCATCCGCGACGATGCCCGCGCCATTGCCGAGGCCGGCGCCTTCGCCATCGTCGTCGAGGCCGTGGCGGAGCCGGTGGCGCGCGCCATCACCCGGGAGGTCGCGCCGCCGACCATCGGCATTGGCGGCTCGGCTGCCTGCGACGGGCAGATCCTCGTGCTGGAGGACATGCTCGGCCTGTCCGACCGGGTGCCGCGCTTCGTCAAGAAGTTCGCCGATATCGGCCCCTCGATCGGCGCCGCCGTGGCGGATTACGCCGCCGAGGTGCGGGCCCGCAGCTTCCCCGGTCCGGAGCATGTTTACGCTGCGAAAAAGGGCTGA
- a CDS encoding GGDEF domain-containing protein, with the protein MLLDYTSLLLSIGFSAVCLSAILFAAWLTARTEGFLLTWAAGTACVVGNVFTYSVYVDAPSPTLGVIAFAFLLGGLSVLYGAARQFRLGRLPWRRTLIAGVLSLGIALPPIGIGYDGVGFALVNIAAALLLAITAHEYWIGRHEAPSAITGIAALYLLVGISFALCGLVLSLDGKLVLDGPPSNWAEDLNLIIVIAGVPGIGAMSLALNQTRLARTHKREAMTDPLTGLLNRRALFDAHDSGPLRGQMAVILFDIDRFKRINDEHGHATGDLVISLFAQALRESLGGGESAARLGGEEFALVLPKSSAEAALRHAERVRSDFAALALHQGGLACTASAGIAFGEAHGSSFEAVLNAADQALYQAKRTGRDRIASAGLRLVEPSPRFRR; encoded by the coding sequence ATGCTGCTCGACTACACGTCGCTCCTGCTGTCCATCGGCTTCTCGGCTGTCTGCCTGTCGGCCATATTGTTCGCCGCATGGCTCACCGCGCGCACCGAGGGCTTCCTGCTGACCTGGGCAGCCGGCACCGCCTGCGTGGTCGGCAATGTCTTCACCTACAGCGTCTATGTCGATGCCCCGAGCCCGACGCTCGGCGTGATCGCCTTCGCCTTCCTGCTCGGGGGGCTCAGCGTGCTCTATGGCGCGGCGCGGCAGTTCCGCCTCGGTCGCCTGCCGTGGCGTCGCACATTGATAGCGGGCGTACTCTCGCTCGGCATCGCGCTGCCGCCGATCGGGATCGGCTATGACGGCGTCGGCTTCGCTCTGGTGAACATCGCGGCGGCGCTGCTGCTCGCCATCACCGCTCATGAATATTGGATCGGACGCCATGAGGCGCCGAGCGCCATCACCGGCATCGCCGCGCTCTATCTGCTGGTCGGCATCTCCTTCGCGCTGTGCGGACTGGTGCTGAGCCTCGACGGCAAGCTGGTGCTTGACGGGCCACCGAGCAACTGGGCGGAAGACCTCAATCTCATCATCGTCATCGCCGGTGTGCCGGGCATCGGCGCGATGTCGCTGGCACTCAACCAGACGCGCCTTGCCCGCACCCACAAGCGCGAGGCGATGACCGATCCGCTGACCGGGCTGCTGAACCGCCGCGCGCTGTTCGATGCCCATGATAGCGGACCGCTGCGCGGCCAGATGGCGGTGATCCTGTTCGACATCGACCGCTTCAAGCGCATCAATGACGAGCACGGCCACGCCACCGGCGACCTCGTCATCTCGCTGTTCGCGCAAGCGCTGCGCGAGAGCCTCGGTGGCGGCGAATCCGCGGCGCGGCTCGGCGGCGAGGAGTTCGCACTGGTGCTGCCGAAATCGAGTGCCGAGGCCGCGCTGCGCCATGCCGAGCGGGTTCGGTCCGATTTCGCCGCGCTGGCGCTGCACCAGGGCGGTCTCGCCTGCACCGCCAGCGCCGGCATCGCCTTCGGCGAGGCCCATGGCAGCAGCTTCGAGGCGGTGCTGAACGCCGCCGACCAGGCGCTCTACCAGGCCAAGCGCACCGGGCGCGACCGCATCGCCTCCGCCGGCCTGCGCCTCGTCGAACCGAGCCCGCGCTTCAGACGCTGA